A genome region from Streptomyces antimycoticus includes the following:
- a CDS encoding YraN family protein, whose product MNARGALGRYGEDVAVRRLAEAGMTVLERNWRCRDGEIDIVALDAGALVVCEVKTRREGGYEHPMAAVRPDKTERLRRLAECWLERHGGPPPGGVRIDVVAVVLPRRGAPVVEHVRGVA is encoded by the coding sequence ATGAACGCCCGAGGAGCGCTGGGACGCTACGGCGAGGATGTGGCGGTCCGCAGGCTGGCGGAAGCCGGGATGACCGTCCTGGAGCGCAATTGGCGGTGCCGGGACGGCGAGATCGACATCGTCGCGCTCGACGCCGGTGCGCTGGTGGTGTGCGAGGTCAAGACGCGCCGCGAGGGTGGCTACGAGCATCCGATGGCGGCCGTCCGACCGGATAAGACCGAGCGGCTGCGGCGGCTGGCGGAGTGCTGGCTGGAGCGGCACGGCGGCCCGCCGCCGGGCGGAGTGCGGATCGACGTGGTGGCGGTGGTGCTGCCCCGCCGGGGCGCACCCGTGGTCGAGCATGTGCGAGGGGTGGCCTGA
- a CDS encoding YifB family Mg chelatase-like AAA ATPase, producing MGFARTCSVALVGVEGVVVEVQADLEPGVAAFTLVGLPDKSLVESRDRVRAAVVNSGGEWPQRKLTVGLSPASVPKGGSGFDLAVACAVLGAAERVDAREIADLMMIGELGLDGRVRPVRGVLPAVLAASEAGYRQVVVPEQTAGEAALVPGVSVLGVRSLRQLIAVLTDEPVPEEETQELGRPDPMLAGLTVPGAGLGTGVAAVPGSGAGLPDMAEVAGQRAARTALEVAAAGGHHLFLSGPPGAGKTMLAERLPGLLPPLTQQEALEVTAVHSVAGVLPPGQPLVKSPPYCAPHHSATMAALVGGGNGLPRPGAVSLAHRGVLFLDEAPEFSGKALDALRQPLESGHVVVARSAGMMRMPARFLLMLAANPCPCGRYGLVGDVCECTPTTVRRYQARLSGPLLDRVDLRVHVEAVSRAELTGARAGAENSASVADRVREARERAAARLKDTPWRLNSEVPGHELRTRWQPFSGALREAERDMERGLLTARGLDRVLRVAWTVADLAGHDRPEAPDIAQALQLRTGISHGVPVAAGER from the coding sequence ATGGGGTTCGCCCGCACCTGCTCGGTGGCGCTGGTCGGGGTCGAGGGCGTCGTGGTCGAGGTCCAGGCCGATCTGGAGCCGGGAGTGGCCGCCTTCACCCTCGTCGGGCTGCCCGACAAGAGCCTGGTGGAGAGCCGGGACCGGGTCCGCGCGGCCGTCGTCAATTCCGGCGGCGAATGGCCGCAGAGGAAGCTCACGGTCGGGCTCAGCCCGGCATCCGTCCCCAAGGGCGGCAGCGGCTTCGACCTGGCCGTGGCCTGTGCGGTGCTCGGCGCGGCCGAGCGCGTGGACGCGCGTGAGATCGCCGATCTGATGATGATCGGGGAGCTGGGCCTGGACGGCCGGGTCCGGCCGGTCCGCGGGGTGCTGCCCGCCGTGCTCGCCGCCTCCGAGGCGGGATACCGCCAGGTCGTGGTCCCGGAGCAGACGGCGGGGGAGGCGGCCCTGGTGCCGGGCGTCTCGGTGCTGGGCGTGCGGAGCCTGCGCCAGCTGATCGCGGTGCTGACGGACGAGCCGGTGCCCGAGGAGGAGACCCAGGAGCTGGGCCGCCCCGATCCGATGCTGGCGGGCCTCACCGTGCCCGGCGCCGGTTTGGGCACCGGTGTCGCCGCCGTGCCCGGGAGCGGGGCTGGGCTGCCCGATATGGCCGAGGTCGCCGGGCAGCGGGCCGCGCGCACCGCCCTGGAGGTCGCGGCCGCGGGCGGGCACCACCTCTTCCTCAGCGGGCCTCCGGGCGCCGGGAAGACCATGCTGGCCGAGCGGCTGCCGGGGCTGCTGCCGCCGCTCACCCAGCAGGAGGCCCTGGAGGTCACCGCGGTCCATTCGGTCGCCGGGGTCCTCCCGCCGGGTCAGCCGCTGGTAAAGAGCCCGCCATACTGCGCCCCGCATCACTCGGCGACCATGGCCGCGCTCGTCGGCGGGGGGAACGGCCTGCCCAGACCCGGCGCGGTCTCGCTCGCCCACCGCGGAGTGCTCTTCCTGGACGAGGCTCCCGAATTCAGCGGGAAGGCGCTGGATGCCCTGCGGCAGCCCCTGGAGTCGGGGCATGTCGTGGTGGCCCGGTCCGCCGGGATGATGCGGATGCCGGCGCGCTTCCTGCTGATGCTGGCGGCCAATCCCTGTCCGTGTGGGCGCTATGGGCTGGTGGGCGACGTCTGCGAGTGCACGCCCACCACGGTCCGCCGCTATCAGGCGAGGCTGTCGGGGCCGCTGCTGGATCGGGTGGACCTGCGTGTCCATGTCGAGGCGGTGAGCCGGGCCGAGCTCACCGGGGCGCGTGCCGGGGCGGAGAACAGCGCGTCCGTCGCGGACCGGGTCCGGGAGGCCCGGGAGCGGGCCGCCGCCCGCCTTAAGGACACCCCCTGGCGGCTGAACAGCGAGGTGCCGGGTCATGAGCTGCGCACCCGCTGGCAGCCGTTCTCCGGTGCGCTGCGCGAGGCCGAGCGCGATATGGAGCGCGGGCTGCTCACCGCCCGAGGGCTCGACCGGGTGCTGCGGGTCGCCTGGACCGTCGCCGACCTGGCCGGGCACGACCGGCCCGAAGCGCCGGACATCGCCCAGGCGCTGCAGCTGCGCACCGGGATCAGCCACGGGGTGCCGGTCGCGGCGGGGGAGCGCTGA
- the dprA gene encoding DNA-processing protein DprA, giving the protein MSARSAGGRGAAVPALFSEPWQGQGVPSEGHGALDEGHGTSYKEHGALEGGRRVPGEGHGAPGEGQGVLDAGHGVQDEGEGLPEGWGVPDEERLARAALTRLVEPGDQAVGRWLRRMGPVALWRALTGKAKPPPGATGDRLAGCALRAAGLDPVADLALIARCGGRFICPGDLDWPGQLDDLGDARPVGLWVRGPAGLRMWALRSVAVVGARACSDYGTHVAATLGAGLAERGWVVVSGAAHGVDGAAHRGALAAGGATIAVLASGVDVPYPRGHAELIERIAEQGLVLAELPPGAHPTRPRFVLRNRVIAALTRGTVVVEAQFRSGSLVTARRAQQLGRSTMGVPGPVTSGLSAGVHELLRGEAVLVTDAAEVAELIGGIGDLAPERRGPLVERDLLDPVTARVLEALSARGGNDLREVARESGTGCDDALGRLHELLALGFVERHGDRWELVRPVSPGDGARRGDPPNRGNRVKGLRR; this is encoded by the coding sequence ATGTCCGCGCGTTCGGCAGGCGGCCGCGGCGCCGCCGTCCCCGCCCTGTTCTCGGAGCCCTGGCAGGGGCAGGGCGTCCCGAGTGAGGGGCACGGAGCCCTGGATGAGGGGCACGGCACCTCGTACAAGGAGCACGGAGCCCTGGAAGGGGGGCGCCGCGTCCCGGGCGAGGGGCACGGTGCCCCGGGCGAGGGACAGGGCGTCCTGGACGCGGGACACGGCGTCCAGGACGAGGGGGAGGGGCTCCCCGAGGGGTGGGGTGTCCCGGATGAGGAGAGGCTGGCGCGGGCGGCGCTCACCCGGCTCGTGGAGCCCGGGGACCAGGCCGTGGGGCGCTGGCTGCGTCGCATGGGGCCGGTGGCGCTGTGGCGGGCGCTCACCGGGAAGGCCAAGCCCCCGCCCGGGGCGACCGGGGATCGGCTGGCCGGATGCGCTCTGCGGGCGGCCGGGCTGGACCCGGTCGCCGACCTCGCGCTGATCGCCCGGTGCGGGGGGCGGTTCATCTGCCCGGGGGATCTGGACTGGCCCGGTCAGCTCGACGATCTCGGGGACGCTCGCCCGGTCGGGTTATGGGTGCGCGGCCCGGCCGGCTTGCGGATGTGGGCGCTGCGCTCGGTCGCCGTGGTGGGTGCGCGGGCCTGCAGCGACTACGGCACGCATGTCGCGGCGACGCTCGGCGCCGGGCTGGCCGAGCGGGGCTGGGTGGTCGTCTCCGGTGCGGCCCACGGTGTGGACGGCGCGGCTCACCGAGGGGCGCTCGCCGCGGGCGGGGCCACCATCGCGGTGCTCGCCTCCGGTGTGGACGTCCCCTATCCGCGAGGGCATGCCGAGTTGATCGAGCGCATCGCGGAACAGGGCCTGGTGCTGGCCGAGTTGCCGCCCGGAGCGCATCCGACGCGCCCCAGATTCGTGCTCCGCAACCGGGTCATCGCCGCGCTCACCCGGGGCACGGTCGTGGTCGAGGCCCAGTTCCGCAGCGGATCACTGGTCACCGCGCGCCGGGCACAACAGCTCGGGCGGTCCACCATGGGGGTGCCGGGGCCGGTGACCAGCGGGCTCTCCGCCGGGGTGCATGAACTGCTGCGCGGTGAGGCCGTCCTGGTCACCGACGCCGCCGAAGTGGCCGAGCTCATCGGCGGCATCGGAGACCTCGCCCCGGAGCGGCGGGGCCCGCTGGTCGAGCGGGACCTGCTCGATCCCGTGACGGCACGGGTGCTCGAAGCGTTGTCGGCACGAGGCGGCAACGACCTGCGGGAGGTGGCCCGGGAATCCGGGACCGGCTGCGACGACGCCCTGGGCCGGCTCCATGAACTGCTCGCCCTGGGCTTTGTCGAACGTCATGGCGATCGATGGGAGTTGGTCCGTCCCGTGAGCCCGGGTGACGGCGCACGGCGAGGCGATCCCCCGAATCGGGGCAATCGGGTGAAAGGGTTGAGGCGATGA
- the whiG gene encoding RNA polymerase sigma factor WhiG → MPQHISGSDSAAPPAARGAVRPAAPSSLDELWRSYKTTGDGRLREQLILHYSPLVKYVAGRVSVGLPSNVEQADFVSSGVFGLIDAIEKFDPERAIKFETYAITRIRGAMIDELRALDWIPRSVRQKARAVERAYATLEAQLRRTPSEAEVAAEMDISIEELHGVFSQLSLANVVALEELLHVGGEGGDRLSLMDTLEDTAADNPVEVAEDRELRRLLARAINTLPEREKTVVTLYYYEGLTLAEIGQVLGVTESRVSQIHTKSVLQLRAKLADVGR, encoded by the coding sequence ATGCCCCAGCACATCTCCGGGTCTGACAGCGCGGCGCCGCCCGCGGCTCGCGGCGCGGTGCGCCCTGCCGCGCCCTCATCGCTCGACGAGCTGTGGCGGTCGTACAAGACCACGGGCGACGGCCGGCTGCGGGAGCAGCTGATCCTGCATTACTCACCGCTGGTGAAATATGTGGCCGGCCGGGTCAGCGTCGGGCTGCCCTCCAACGTCGAGCAGGCAGACTTCGTCTCGTCCGGGGTCTTCGGACTTATCGACGCCATCGAGAAGTTCGACCCCGAGCGCGCCATCAAGTTCGAGACCTACGCGATCACCCGGATCCGCGGCGCGATGATCGACGAGTTGCGGGCACTGGACTGGATCCCGCGGTCGGTCCGTCAGAAGGCCCGGGCCGTGGAGCGGGCGTACGCCACGCTGGAGGCCCAGCTGCGCCGCACCCCCTCGGAGGCCGAGGTGGCTGCCGAGATGGACATCAGCATCGAGGAACTGCACGGTGTCTTCAGCCAGTTGTCGCTCGCCAATGTGGTCGCCCTGGAGGAGTTGCTGCATGTCGGCGGCGAGGGCGGCGACCGACTCAGTCTCATGGACACCCTCGAGGACACCGCCGCGGACAACCCGGTCGAGGTGGCCGAGGACCGCGAGCTGCGCCGGCTGCTCGCCCGAGCGATCAACACCCTCCCGGAGCGGGAGAAGACCGTGGTCACGCTCTATTACTACGAGGGGCTCACGCTCGCCGAGATCGGCCAGGTGCTCGGCGTCACCGAGAGCAGGGTCAGCCAGATCCACACCAAATCGGTGCTCCAGCTGCGGGCGAAACTCGCCGACGTAGGACGCTGA
- a CDS encoding TetR/AcrR family transcriptional regulator, with the protein MQRAALLEAARTLLSEGGTEALTFPALAERTGLARSSVYEYFRSRAAVVEELCAVDFPVWAAEVEAAMERADGPEAKIEAYVRRQLALVGDRRHRAVVAISAGELDSGAREKIRAAHGGLIAMVVEALASFGHEQPRLSAVLLQGVVDAAVRRIELGAAEDPERITEAAVTMSLRGVRG; encoded by the coding sequence ATGCAGCGCGCGGCCCTGCTGGAGGCCGCCCGCACCCTGCTGTCCGAGGGCGGCACGGAGGCGCTGACCTTCCCCGCCCTCGCCGAGCGCACGGGACTCGCACGGTCCTCCGTCTATGAGTACTTCCGCTCGCGCGCCGCCGTGGTCGAGGAATTGTGCGCCGTCGACTTCCCGGTCTGGGCCGCCGAGGTCGAGGCCGCCATGGAGCGGGCCGACGGGCCGGAGGCGAAGATCGAGGCGTATGTCCGCCGGCAGCTGGCGCTCGTCGGCGACCGCCGGCACCGCGCGGTGGTGGCGATCTCCGCCGGTGAGCTGGACTCGGGCGCGCGGGAGAAGATCCGCGCCGCCCATGGCGGACTGATCGCCATGGTGGTCGAGGCCCTCGCGAGCTTCGGGCATGAGCAGCCGCGGCTCTCGGCCGTGCTGCTCCAGGGCGTGGTGGACGCCGCGGTGCGGCGCATCGAGCTCGGCGCGGCCGAGGACCCCGAGCGGATCACCGAGGCGGCCGTCACCATGTCCCTGCGCGGCGTCCGGGGCTGA
- the rpsB gene encoding 30S ribosomal protein S2 — protein sequence MAVVTMRELLESGVHFGHQTRRWNPKMKRFIFTERNGIYIIDLLQSLSYIDRAYEFVKETVAHGGSIMFVGTKKQAQEAIAEQATRVGMPYVNQRWLGGMLTNFSTVYKRLQRLKELEQIDFEDVAASGLTKKELLVLSREKAKLEKTLGGIREMQKVPSAVWIVDTKKEHIAVGEARKLRIPVVAILDTNCDPDEVDYKIPGNDDAIRSVTLLTRVIADAVAEGLIARSGVATGDEKADKAAGEPLAEWERDLLEGEKKADDAEAKPAEDAKPAEDAADKPAEAAADKPAEDAKPAEDVTPAEAPAAGTEQG from the coding sequence ATGGCCGTCGTCACGATGCGGGAGCTGCTGGAGAGCGGCGTCCACTTCGGGCACCAGACCCGCCGCTGGAACCCGAAGATGAAGCGCTTCATCTTCACCGAGCGCAACGGCATCTACATCATTGACCTGCTCCAGTCGCTGTCGTACATCGACCGCGCCTACGAGTTCGTCAAGGAGACCGTCGCCCACGGCGGCTCCATCATGTTCGTCGGCACGAAGAAGCAGGCGCAGGAGGCCATCGCCGAGCAGGCGACCCGCGTCGGCATGCCGTACGTCAACCAGCGCTGGCTGGGCGGCATGCTCACCAACTTCTCGACCGTCTACAAGCGCTTGCAGCGCCTGAAGGAGCTCGAGCAGATCGACTTCGAGGATGTGGCCGCCTCCGGCCTCACCAAGAAGGAGCTCCTGGTCCTCTCCCGCGAGAAGGCCAAGCTGGAGAAGACCCTCGGCGGTATCCGCGAGATGCAGAAGGTGCCGAGCGCCGTCTGGATCGTCGACACCAAGAAGGAGCACATCGCCGTCGGTGAGGCGCGCAAGCTCCGGATCCCGGTCGTCGCGATCCTCGACACCAACTGCGACCCGGACGAGGTCGACTACAAGATCCCGGGCAATGACGACGCGATCCGCTCCGTCACCCTGCTCACCCGGGTGATCGCCGACGCCGTCGCCGAGGGCCTCATCGCCCGTTCCGGCGTCGCCACCGGTGACGAGAAGGCCGACAAGGCCGCGGGCGAGCCGCTCGCCGAGTGGGAGCGCGACCTGCTCGAGGGTGAGAAGAAGGCCGACGACGCCGAGGCCAAGCCCGCCGAGGACGCCAAGCCTGCCGAGGACGCTGCGGACAAGCCCGCCGAGGCCGCCGCGGACAAGCCCGCTGAGGACGCCAAGCCCGCCGAGGACGTCACTCCTGCCGAGGCCCCCGCCGCGGGCACCGAGCAGGGCTGA
- the tsf gene encoding translation elongation factor Ts, protein MANFTAADVKKLRELTGAGMMDCKKALDEAEGNVDKAVEILRVKGQKGVAKRESRNAENGAVVSLIADDKTSGVLVELKCETDFVAKGDKFVVVADAIAAHVAKTSPADLDALLSSEIEAGKTVQAFVDEANATLGEKIVLDRFAQFSGGYVAAYMHRTSPDLPPQVGVLVELDKEDATVAKDIAQHIAAFAPKFLTRDEISAETVENERRVAEATAREEGKPEGALPKIVEGRVTGFFKENVLVDQPFAKDNKKSVQKVLDEAGVSLKRFARFRVGV, encoded by the coding sequence ATGGCGAACTTCACCGCCGCTGACGTCAAGAAGCTCCGTGAGCTGACCGGCGCCGGCATGATGGACTGCAAGAAGGCGCTGGACGAGGCCGAGGGCAACGTCGACAAGGCCGTCGAGATCCTGCGCGTCAAGGGCCAGAAGGGCGTGGCCAAGCGCGAGAGCCGCAACGCCGAGAACGGCGCGGTCGTCTCCCTCATCGCGGACGACAAGACCTCCGGCGTGCTGGTCGAGCTGAAGTGCGAGACGGACTTCGTCGCCAAGGGCGACAAGTTCGTGGTCGTCGCGGACGCCATCGCCGCCCACGTCGCCAAGACCTCCCCGGCCGACTTGGACGCTCTGCTCTCCTCCGAGATCGAGGCGGGCAAGACCGTTCAGGCGTTCGTCGACGAGGCCAACGCGACCCTCGGCGAGAAGATCGTCCTGGACCGCTTCGCGCAGTTCTCCGGCGGTTACGTCGCGGCGTACATGCACCGCACCAGCCCGGACCTGCCGCCGCAGGTCGGCGTCCTGGTCGAGCTGGACAAGGAAGACGCCACGGTCGCCAAGGACATCGCGCAGCACATCGCCGCCTTCGCCCCGAAGTTCCTCACTCGCGACGAGATCTCGGCCGAGACGGTCGAGAACGAGCGCCGGGTCGCCGAGGCCACGGCCCGCGAGGAGGGCAAGCCCGAGGGCGCCCTGCCGAAGATCGTCGAGGGTCGCGTCACCGGCTTCTTCAAGGAGAACGTCCTGGTGGACCAGCCGTTCGCCAAGGACAACAAGAAGTCCGTCCAGAAGGTCCTGGACGAGGCCGGTGTCTCGCTCAAGCGCTTCGCCCGTTTCCGCGTCGGCGTCTGA
- the pyrH gene encoding UMP kinase, which produces MNHGADAKQAADDKNAHGAAKHGRFMLKLSGEAFAGGGGLGVDPDVVHAIAREVAAVVRDGAEIAIVIGGGNFFRGAELQQRGMDRARSDYMGMLGTVMNCLALQDFLEKEGIDSRVQTAITMGQVAEPYIPLRAVRHLEKGRVVIFGAGMGMPYFSTDTTAAQRALEIDAQALLMGKNGVDGVYDSDPARNPDAVKFDALEYGEVITRDLKVADATAITLCRDNKLPILVFELLAEGNIARAVKGEKIGTLVSDQGSRA; this is translated from the coding sequence ATGAATCACGGCGCGGACGCCAAACAGGCCGCCGATGACAAGAACGCGCACGGTGCGGCCAAGCATGGTCGCTTCATGCTGAAGCTGTCCGGCGAGGCGTTCGCCGGAGGCGGGGGACTCGGTGTCGACCCCGATGTCGTGCACGCCATCGCCCGCGAGGTCGCCGCCGTGGTCAGGGACGGCGCCGAGATCGCCATCGTGATCGGTGGCGGCAACTTCTTCCGCGGTGCGGAGCTGCAGCAGCGCGGTATGGACCGGGCCCGCTCGGACTACATGGGCATGCTCGGAACCGTCATGAACTGTCTCGCCCTCCAGGACTTCCTGGAAAAGGAGGGCATCGACTCCCGCGTCCAGACCGCCATCACCATGGGCCAGGTCGCGGAGCCGTACATTCCGCTGCGTGCGGTGCGCCACCTGGAGAAGGGGCGCGTGGTCATCTTCGGCGCGGGTATGGGTATGCCGTACTTCTCCACGGACACCACCGCGGCCCAGCGGGCGCTGGAGATCGACGCGCAGGCCCTGCTCATGGGGAAGAACGGCGTCGACGGAGTCTATGACTCCGACCCCGCCCGCAACCCCGACGCGGTGAAGTTCGACGCCCTGGAGTACGGCGAGGTGATCACCAGGGACCTCAAGGTCGCCGACGCCACCGCGATCACCCTCTGCCGGGACAACAAGCTGCCCATCCTCGTCTTCGAGCTCCTGGCCGAAGGAAATATCGCCCGCGCGGTGAAGGGTGAGAAGATCGGCACGCTGGTGAGCGACCAGGGCTCCCGGGCCTGA
- the frr gene encoding ribosome recycling factor, which produces MIEETLLEAEEKMEKAVVVAKEDFAAIRTGRAHPAMFNKIVADYYGALTPINQLASFSVPEPRMAVVTPFDKTALRNIEQAIRDSDLGVNPSNDGNIIRVVFPELTEQRRKEFIKVAKAKGEDAKISIRSVRRKAKESIDKLIKDGEVGEDEGRRAEKELDDTTAKYVAQVDELLKHKEAELLEV; this is translated from the coding sequence GTGATCGAAGAGACCCTCCTCGAGGCCGAGGAGAAGATGGAGAAAGCCGTTGTGGTCGCCAAGGAGGACTTCGCCGCGATCCGCACCGGGCGTGCGCACCCGGCGATGTTCAACAAGATCGTGGCGGACTACTACGGTGCGCTGACGCCGATCAATCAGCTGGCGTCGTTCTCGGTGCCGGAGCCGCGCATGGCCGTGGTCACGCCGTTCGACAAGACCGCGCTCCGCAACATCGAGCAGGCGATCCGGGACTCGGATCTGGGCGTCAACCCGAGCAATGACGGCAACATCATCCGGGTGGTGTTCCCCGAGCTCACCGAGCAGCGCCGTAAGGAGTTCATCAAGGTCGCCAAGGCCAAGGGCGAGGACGCGAAGATCTCGATCCGCAGCGTCCGGCGCAAGGCCAAGGAGTCCATCGACAAGCTGATCAAGGACGGCGAGGTCGGCGAGGACGAGGGGCGCCGCGCCGAGAAGGAGCTCGACGACACCACGGCGAAGTATGTCGCGCAGGTGGATGAGCTGCTCAAGCACAAGGAAGCCGAGCTGCTCGAGGTCTGA
- a CDS encoding phosphatidate cytidylyltransferase, whose translation MNDSSWGAPPSAGFRGPGGQGTSPGYGWAAAPSSAGPAHEVGEAAQTRPMPTVPHAGGDSGEAADRDRGAARLSGPLFRDERDPQPGPRQPAGRPTTPPDPAPDPASADGGARGTGAGQGKKSAGRNLRAAIGVGIGLGVIIVASLFIYKPVFVGVVAVAVVVGLWELTSRLTERKDIRVPLVPLAVGGVAMIVAGYVRGAQGAVVAVALTALAVLVWRMTEPPDNYLRDVTAGVFAAFYVPFLATFVALMLDTEDGPWRVLTFLLLTVVSDTGAYAVGWRFGKHPLAPRISPGKTREGLLGAVTFAMVAGALCMQYLIDDGVWWQGLLLGLAVAVSATLGDLGESMIKRDLGIKDMGKLLPGHGGIMDRLDSLLPTAPVVWLLLVIFVGGG comes from the coding sequence ATGAACGACTCTTCCTGGGGGGCCCCACCAAGCGCCGGATTCCGGGGACCGGGCGGTCAGGGCACCTCCCCCGGCTACGGCTGGGCGGCGGCGCCTTCTTCGGCGGGTCCCGCGCACGAGGTGGGTGAAGCGGCGCAGACTCGCCCCATGCCCACCGTGCCCCACGCAGGCGGCGACTCCGGCGAGGCCGCCGACCGTGACCGGGGGGCCGCTCGGCTGAGCGGCCCCCTCTTCCGCGACGAGCGGGATCCGCAGCCCGGACCCCGGCAGCCCGCCGGACGCCCGACGACGCCCCCCGACCCCGCGCCCGACCCCGCCTCCGCGGACGGCGGCGCGCGTGGCACCGGTGCCGGGCAGGGGAAGAAGAGCGCGGGCCGTAATCTGCGCGCCGCGATAGGGGTGGGCATCGGCCTCGGCGTGATCATCGTGGCCTCGCTCTTCATCTACAAGCCCGTGTTCGTCGGCGTGGTAGCGGTCGCGGTGGTGGTCGGGCTCTGGGAGCTGACCTCGCGGCTGACCGAGCGCAAGGACATCCGGGTCCCCCTGGTGCCGCTCGCGGTCGGCGGAGTCGCCATGATCGTCGCGGGCTATGTGCGCGGTGCCCAGGGCGCGGTGGTGGCGGTGGCGCTCACGGCGCTCGCGGTGCTGGTCTGGCGGATGACCGAACCGCCTGACAACTACCTCAGGGATGTCACCGCGGGCGTCTTCGCCGCCTTCTACGTGCCCTTCCTGGCCACCTTCGTGGCGCTCATGCTGGACACCGAGGACGGCCCGTGGCGGGTCCTCACCTTCCTGCTGCTGACCGTGGTCAGCGACACGGGGGCGTACGCGGTGGGCTGGCGCTTCGGCAAGCATCCGCTGGCACCGCGGATCAGCCCCGGCAAGACCCGAGAGGGGCTGCTGGGCGCGGTGACCTTCGCGATGGTCGCGGGCGCGCTGTGCATGCAGTACCTCATCGACGACGGCGTCTGGTGGCAGGGCCTGCTGCTCGGCCTCGCCGTCGCGGTCAGCGCGACCCTCGGTGACCTCGGCGAGTCCATGATCAAGCGGGACCTCGGCATCAAGGACATGGGCAAACTGCTGCCCGGCCATGGCGGGATCATGGACCGGCTCGACTCGCTGCTGCCCACCGCGCCGGTGGTGTGGCTGCTGTTGGTGATCTTCGTGGGCGGCGGCTGA